Proteins from a genomic interval of Anolis sagrei isolate rAnoSag1 chromosome 1, rAnoSag1.mat, whole genome shotgun sequence:
- the CYTIP gene encoding cytohesin-interacting protein: MSLKRLIQQNHKASCGSYRVNSAYSPSLEPIGSPKLDNKSTEIFPKSVETLSRDLKQLALSRTTSLGEFSGPQRKSLRIFKEDNETFGFEIQMLPFQCHSSQFLEMCAYVCKVKEGSRASLSGLQNGYILMTINGVSTLGLSRKQMVDMIKSSRNLLRLDVVNEALIIKQMELETKLQFLKKTLQEKVIEFQSLCLQEQHLANGEECSPVDSGCLEDSNLLVDYIGLESVWANKPRYSSESSCLSRLSSMTVDSEDSFYQTCVFDDASSGRCSWQSSMEDDCFLPRDTDAIPGKTSLRRSRSISVSSNGPGSPLSQDRGSSSSVFGTLPRKNRKGSVRKRLMNFIPGLYRAVEEEESRV; this comes from the exons ATGTCCTTAAAGAGGCTCATTCAGCAGAACCACAAGGCCAGCTGCGGGAGCTATAGAGTGAATTCAGCTTACAGCCCCAGCTTAGAACCCATTGGTAGCCCGAAACTGGACAACAAAAGTACCGAGATCTTCCCAAAGTCAGTGGAGACTTTGTCCAGGGACCTCAAGCAG CTTGCTCTAAGCAGAACAACTTCTTTGGGTGAGTTTTCTGGCCCACAAAG AAAGTCACTTAGAATCTTTAAAGAAGATAATGAAACATTTGGATTTGAAATTCAG ATGTTGCCTTTCCAGTGTCACAGTAGTCAGTTCTTGGAAATGTGTGCTTATGTTtgcaaagtgaaagaaggaagccgTGCCTCACTTTCTGGACTTCAAAATG GCTACATTTTGATGACTATCAACGGAGTGAGCACGTTGGGCCTCAGTCGCAAGCAAATGGTGGACATGATCAAATCATCAAGGAATCTTTTAAG GTTGGATGTTGTGAATGAAGCCTTGATCATAAAGCAAATGGAACTGGAAACTAAGTTGCAATTTTTGAAG AAAACTTTGCAAGAAAAAGTAATAGAATTCCAGTCTCTGTGCTTACAAGAACAACACCTTGCCAATG GTGAAGAATGCTCACCAGTAGATTCGGGGTGTTTAGAAGACTCAAACTTACTTGTAGATTATATTGGGTTGGAGTCAGTATGGGCAAACAAACCTCGCTATTCCAGTGAAAGCAGTTGTTTGAGTCGCTTGAGCTCCATGACGGTGGACAGTGAGGACAGCTTCTATCAGACCTGTGTTTTTGACGATGCTTCCAGTGGGAGGTGTAGCTGGCAGTCCAGCATGGAGGATGACTGCTTTTTGCCAAGGGACACTGATGCCATTCCTGGGAAGACTTCACTCAGAAGATCCAGGAGCATTAGTGTGTCTAGCAATGGACCTGGCTCACCCTTGTCCCAGGATAGAGGAAGCTCCTCCAGTGTTTTTGGGACACTCCCACGAAAAAATAGAAAGGGAAGCGTTCGAAAGAGGCTGATGAATTTTATCCCTGGCCTTTACCGAGctgtggaagaggaagaaagtcGAGTCTGA
- the ERMN gene encoding ermin isoform X1, which yields MTDIMTEDVHVPTGMSEYNGNVSPEKPQLQVIDIIDQIANSVEIFPYDSVASQPALLLTQENQGGVGHFVENSVYEACDISTYEDTVGLKEQQGKPEGFKEKNIDSFAQERRDWEEESGEGPCQENYPASSKEQDIPEEEEWDAQLCQGENFDNMAEEEQEEKKEVQLGEPLEKTKEGEQSKANENAAVKEAVGTEGGGVLKENNEDSHKKGQENNSKEFLPIHPSCNVQTEKPDELTGTLRKNDISRHSYSRYNTISYRKIRKGNTKQRIDEFESMMHS from the exons ATGACAGACATCATGACAGAAGATGTCCACGTTCCAACCGGCATGTCTGAATATAATGGGAATGTGTCCCCGGAGAAACCTCAGCTCCAGGTTATTGATATTATTGACCAGATAGCAAATTCTGTTGAGATATTTCCTTATGACTCTGTGGCATCTCAGCCTGCTTTGCTACTTACACAAGAAAACCAAGGAGGAGTCGGGCACTTTGTGGAGAATTCAGTCTACGAAGCATGTGACATCTCCACATATGAGGATACCGTTGGGCTGAAGGAGCAACAAG GAAAGCCAGAGGGATTCAAGGAGAAAAATATTGACAGCTTTGCACAGGAAAGGAGAGACTGGGAAGAAGAATCTGGAGAAG GACCCTGTCAGGAAAACTATCCAGCAAGCTCCAAAGAACAGGACATACCTGAGGAGGAAGAATGGGATGCCCAGCTCTGTCAGGGTGAAAACTTTGACAACATGGCAgaggaagaacaggaagaaaaaaaggaagtgcAGTTGGGTGAGCCCTTGGAGAAAACTAAAGAAGGAGAGCAATCAAAAGCCAATGAGAATGCAGCAGTGAAAGAGGCAGTTGGTACAGAAGGAGGAGGCGTATTGAAAGAAAATAATGAGGATTCTCATAAAAAAGGGCAGGAAAACAACAGCAAAGAATTTCTTCCTATCCACCCCAGCTGTAATGTTCAGACTGAGAAACCTGATGAGCTGACAGGCACGCTGAGAAAAAATGATATCTCCAGGCACAGCTATTCTCGGTACAATACAATATCTTATCGGAAGATCCGGAAAGGAAACACTAAACAGAGAATTGATGAATTTGAATCCATGATGCATTCATAA
- the ERMN gene encoding ermin isoform X2 has product MTDIMTEDVHVPTGMSEYNGNVSPEKPQLQVIDIIDQIANSVEIFPYDSVASQPALLLTQENQGGVGHFVENSVYEACDISTYEDTVGLKEQQGPCQENYPASSKEQDIPEEEEWDAQLCQGENFDNMAEEEQEEKKEVQLGEPLEKTKEGEQSKANENAAVKEAVGTEGGGVLKENNEDSHKKGQENNSKEFLPIHPSCNVQTEKPDELTGTLRKNDISRHSYSRYNTISYRKIRKGNTKQRIDEFESMMHS; this is encoded by the exons ATGACAGACATCATGACAGAAGATGTCCACGTTCCAACCGGCATGTCTGAATATAATGGGAATGTGTCCCCGGAGAAACCTCAGCTCCAGGTTATTGATATTATTGACCAGATAGCAAATTCTGTTGAGATATTTCCTTATGACTCTGTGGCATCTCAGCCTGCTTTGCTACTTACACAAGAAAACCAAGGAGGAGTCGGGCACTTTGTGGAGAATTCAGTCTACGAAGCATGTGACATCTCCACATATGAGGATACCGTTGGGCTGAAGGAGCAACAAG GACCCTGTCAGGAAAACTATCCAGCAAGCTCCAAAGAACAGGACATACCTGAGGAGGAAGAATGGGATGCCCAGCTCTGTCAGGGTGAAAACTTTGACAACATGGCAgaggaagaacaggaagaaaaaaaggaagtgcAGTTGGGTGAGCCCTTGGAGAAAACTAAAGAAGGAGAGCAATCAAAAGCCAATGAGAATGCAGCAGTGAAAGAGGCAGTTGGTACAGAAGGAGGAGGCGTATTGAAAGAAAATAATGAGGATTCTCATAAAAAAGGGCAGGAAAACAACAGCAAAGAATTTCTTCCTATCCACCCCAGCTGTAATGTTCAGACTGAGAAACCTGATGAGCTGACAGGCACGCTGAGAAAAAATGATATCTCCAGGCACAGCTATTCTCGGTACAATACAATATCTTATCGGAAGATCCGGAAAGGAAACACTAAACAGAGAATTGATGAATTTGAATCCATGATGCATTCATAA